The window CGCGCCACAATCAAACCGGCGTTGTGACCCGAAGCCAGATTCCAGTGTGCAGCCAGTTCTTTGGCTTCTCCGGTCTGTGAGGAATCCATTGAGGCGAGCTGCACGCCCAGGCTGGGTAGCACCACGGCACGCAGCACCACGCTGCCTTGCGCCGACCCTGCGGAGTCCCCCGCCAACGCGGTTGGACCCGATCCCAACAGAGCCGACAGAACAGCGAATGTGAACAGTGCGTGGCGTGCGGCAGTGAGTGTCATCGTGCTGCTGACCTGGTCGCCCTGCGCGGAACCAGGTGGCTAGACGACAAGCTACTCCCGGCAAGTTCTTCAGACAATGGCAGGAAGGTGGGCCTAATGGCACAAAAGTGGGGGGGCAAGGACCTGCGGCCTGGGAGCCACGCCACAGCAGCGCGCAAGAATAGCGCGTGTTTGAGGCCTAGAGTCGACTCAAAGTCCCGCGGCTGAAGAGGAGGGGAGGGCTGCCAGCCCGCCGGGATTGGCGGACGGCCGGAGCAAGGACTGGAAGCCATCGCGGGAGAGACGGGCCTGCATGGCCTGGGCCTCTCGCTTGCTCCGGAAAGGCCCAACCTGCACCCGATATAGGGAACCGCCGGAGGAACTGCCCACAACGATCACGGGATAGCGCTTGCCGCGAAGCTGGGCGGCCATGTCTTCGGCGCCCTTGGCGCTCCCTAAGGCTGCCACCTGAACCACATAGTCGGGCCTCCCAGGCCGTTGCGTAGCTCGTACCGGTGGCGGCTCCGCGCCCATGCCAGGGAGGGCGGGTGCCGCATCGGCCCGGACGTCCGCAGGCGGAGCCGCGTCTGGAGACTCAGACATGGATGCAGTATGAGTGGGTCGTGCCGGAGGCTTGACATGCCGCAACACGATGGTAAAGGGAACGGCCTCCTCTTCGGGACGTGCCGCGGCCGTAGCCGGCGAGTTGACGACCGCAAAATAGCCAGGCATCAGGAACTGGTCCAGCAGCACGCGCACGGGGTATTCGCGTTGCTTTTTCACGCGCACGAAGAATTCGCCTTTGGTGTCGGTGAAAGCGACCTCGCGATCCACCTGGAGTGCAGCCCCGCTGATGGCGGCGCCCTGTTCATCCTCCACCCGCCCACGGATCAGATACTTGGCCAGACTGAAGGCCATGGGCCTGTCGCCCACCTGCAGGCCACCATACCGGTACATCGAGCTATTGCCGAAGGCCGTGTAGCGAAGCTTCCCTTCCGGAGTCACGTATGTTTGGGCGTTAAGGTCCACCGTCCCGAAGGGGCGGAACCGAATGCTCACGCTCAGAGCTTGCGTGAAGGGCCGGTCGCGAAACGGGACGTAGAGGGTCTGGTAGTCCACGCCGACCGAGAAGCGGTTGGACGTGAAGTGCCCGCCGAAGGACACGGAGGTTTGCCCGTTGGAATTGGTCACCAGCTGCAGCAGCTCCAGGCGCGGAGAGATCACCTCCCGCACCGTGGCACTCAAAGAGCTTGAGGCCAGCCCTTGCTGGGACTGACTGCGATAGTAGTTGACGCTGGTATCGACGCGGTCTGTGAGGCGGCGCCCCCCCCAGACGAAGGTCCCGACATTGCTCGAATGGAGCACGCTGGACTGGTACACGCCGCCACCAAACCGGAATCCAGACCAGTTGGCGCTGCCCTGCAGGTTGTTGACAGTGGCTCGGAGGCCGGCGCTGTTTGGTCCGGGGGGCTGCAGCAGGTTCTGGTGTCCGCCGGCAAGGGTGAGGTTGTGGCGCGGACGCAGGGTCACCTGCAGGTTGGCGCCGTCTACCTCCGTGTGGATGGGCGTTTCCACCAGCACGCGGCGAAAGCGGTCTCCGGCATCGATGTACGCGGCCTTCACGGAGAACCAGTCACGCTCCGCATCAGCGCTGACCGCGA of the Terriglobales bacterium genome contains:
- a CDS encoding SPOR domain-containing protein; the encoded protein is MPAKFSSRVVCCLGLWLTLALVSPLAQAQVFRIGAGSSSLLNAQGGSLEVQGPNYKSQLGVGLLNGKLRFGALARTKYLGYTWTLGDDSIRFELPTDTFDNNYYFLGRGLSVTGKWRSTRFLAFAGATSNSFGTPFFRAAQMDQTAAVLFLDHPISERLTLFSRNILSRRQTSIQGLEFKARPWLKTSFSAGSGAGQPYLAVSADAERDWFSVKAAYIDAGDRFRRVLVETPIHTEVDGANLQVTLRPRHNLTLAGGHQNLLQPPGPNSAGLRATVNNLQGSANWSGFRFGGGVYQSSVLHSSNVGTFVWGGRRLTDRVDTSVNYYRSQSQQGLASSSLSATVREVISPRLELLQLVTNSNGQTSVSFGGHFTSNRFSVGVDYQTLYVPFRDRPFTQALSVSIRFRPFGTVDLNAQTYVTPEGKLRYTAFGNSSMYRYGGLQVGDRPMAFSLAKYLIRGRVEDEQGAAISGAALQVDREVAFTDTKGEFFVRVKKQREYPVRVLLDQFLMPGYFAVVNSPATAAARPEEEAVPFTIVLRHVKPPARPTHTASMSESPDAAPPADVRADAAPALPGMGAEPPPVRATQRPGRPDYVVQVAALGSAKGAEDMAAQLRGKRYPVIVVGSSSGGSLYRVQVGPFRSKREAQAMQARLSRDGFQSLLRPSANPGGLAALPSSSAAGL